A section of the Paramisgurnus dabryanus chromosome 4, PD_genome_1.1, whole genome shotgun sequence genome encodes:
- the mrpl16 gene encoding large ribosomal subunit protein uL16m, whose protein sequence is MLSIVKRLFLGVARTSNRTDVVQSNLKVLSAGLRTYEIPPDFSDVVLPERPKLKFLNKVPNFKKAKKEMKRLRDIQGPAKAANTFTKGQFGIVALGGGYLHWGHMEMMRLTINRRMDPRTTFARWRINAPYKPITRKGLGQRMGGGKGAIDHYVTPVKCGRLIVEVGGHIELGEVEGVLTEVAKKLPFPAKVVSRESLSALQQEQIEKEVNNQNPWTFQRIAQSNMLGIRKVLSPFDLHNHGRYTGKFFNPGRV, encoded by the exons ATGCTATCGATAGTAAAGCGCTTGTTTCTGGGGGTAGCACGGACATCAAACCGTACAG ATGTTGTGCAGAGTAACTTGAAGGTTCTTTCAGCTGGTTTGAGAACTTATGAAATCCCCCCAGACTTCAGTG ATGTGGTTCTACCAGAAAGACCTAAACTTAAATTCCTTAACAAGGtcccaaactttaaaaaagcAAAGAAGGAGATGAAGAGGCTGCGTGACATCCAGGGACCTGCAAAAGCCGCCAACACGTTCACTAAAGGACAGTTTGGTATTGTG GCTCTGGGTGGAGGATACCTGCACTGGGGTCACATGGAGATGATGAGATTGACCATTAACCGCCGCATGGACCCTCGCACAACATTCGCTCGCTGGCGCATCAATGCTCCGTACAAACCCATAACTCGTAAAGGTCTCGGTCAGCGTATGGGCGGAGGAAAAGGTGCCATCGATCACTACGTAACTCCAGTGAAATGTGGCCGATTGATAGTAGAGGTCGGAGGTCACATTGAGTTAGGGGAAGTTGAGGGGGTTCTTACAGAGGTTGCCAAAAAACTTCCCTTTCCAGCCAAG GTGGTGAGCAGGGAAAGTCTGTCAGCGTTACAGCAGGAACAGATCGAGAAAGAAGTCAACAATCAGAACCCCTGGACCTTCCAGAGGATCGCCCAATCCAACATGTTAGGCATTCGTAAAGTCCTCAGCCCTTTTGACCTCCACAATCACGGACGCTACACTGGAAAGTTTTTTAACCCAGGAAGAGTTTAG
- the LOC135735619 gene encoding cotranscriptional regulator ARB2A homolog, producing the protein MMLKGSGPSYNVSQSDFPYSFNEEGYLRHRETYKPYRFTFKLSDVQGTEREHQSLCHYITQHVYSLLEENFHLIRFYLEEGSFVFLSPGALEHPGSLMVLIQDWGSMRCGVWSWKIVAHEGLERGSQIPYLRWAALESCAVILMNPNEGGQTMERHVQLVWERLMSNSSAEHIFVVAHGYGGLAFVDLLCHWLDEVENRVKAVAFLDSSHSLWHQPLGKAGRDWLKSHSRTWILSTKPLNRSVGSLKAGCPQISAGTECHDSAPSVCMESVFRFFTKIMKPKAPPTPFEIITRSKSRRSDPNNNSPSY; encoded by the coding sequence ATGATGTTGAAGGGCTCTGGGCCGAGCTATAATGTGTCTCAATCAGATTTTCCATATTCCTTTAATGAGGAAGGATATCTGCGACACAGAGAAACCTACAAACCCTACAGGTTTACATTCAAACTAAGTGATGTCCAGGGAACAGAGCGAGAACATCAAAGCCTGTGTCATTACATCACTCAACACGTCTACAGCCTCTTAGAAGAGAACTTTCATCTCATCAGGTTTTATTTGGAGGAGGGcagttttgtatttttgagtcCAGGAGCTCTGGAGCATCCCGGGAGCCTCATGGTTCTGATCCAGGACTGGGGATCTATGAGATGTGGCGTATGGAGTTGGAAGATCGTGGCACATGAAGGACTGGAACGAGGCAGTCAGATTCCATACCTGCGCTGGGCTGCACTGGAATCTTGTGCAGTTATCCTAATGAATCCCAACGAAGGCGGTCAAACCATGGAACGACACGTCCAGTTAGTTTGGGAACGTCTGATGTCCAATAGTTCTGCTGAGCATATCTTTGTGGTCGCTCATGGCTATGGAGGACTTGCTTTTGTAGATCTGCTGTGCCATTGGCTAGACGAGGTTGAGAATCGAGTGAAGGCGGTGGCTTTTCTGGACTCGTCTCATAGCTTGTGGCATCAACCCTTGGGTAAAGCCGGTCGTGATTGGTTAAAATCTCACTCTAGAACTTGGATCCTCAGCACAAAACCTCTGAACCGGTCTGTAGGTTCATTGAAGGCAGGCTGCCCGCAGATATCAGCAGGTACAGAATGTCACGACTCTGCACCTTCAGTCTGCATGGAGTCGGTGTTTCGCTTTTTTACCAAGATTATGAAACCTAAAGCCCCACCGACTCCATTTGAAATCATCACTAGAAGCAAAAGTCGTAGAAGTGACCCAAATAATAATTCACCTTCTTATTGa
- the txnl4b gene encoding thioredoxin-like protein 4B, protein MSFFLPKLSSKKEIDDAIKAVAERVLVLRFGRDEDSACLQLDDILSKTAHDLSNMASIYLVDVDRVPVYTQYFDISFIPSTVFFFNGQHMKVDYGSPDHTKFIGSFKSKQDFMDLIEVIYRGAMRGKLIVQSPIDPRNIPKYDLLYHDI, encoded by the exons ATGAGTTTTTTTCTTCCCAAACTCTCCAGTAAGAAAGAGATTGATGACGCGATTAAAGCAGTCGCTGAGAGAGTTTTAGTGCTGCGCTTCGGCAGAGATGAAGATTCCGCGTGCCTACAGCTCGATGACATC CTGTCAAAAACTGCTCACGATCTGAGTAACATGGCGAGTATTTATCTGGTGGATGTGGATCGAGTGCCTGTTTACACACAATACTTTGACATCAGTTTCATTCCCTCCACCGTCTTCTTCTTCAACGGTCAACATATGAAAGTTGACTATGG ATCTCCAGATCACACCAAGTTTATTGGaagctttaaaagcaaacagGACTTTATGGATCTAATTGAAGTCATCTATCGAGGTGCCATGAGAGGGAAGCTGATTGTTCAAAGCCCAATCGACCCGAGAAACATCCCCAAATATGATCTGCTGTACCACGACATCTAG
- the trmt10c gene encoding tRNA methyltransferase 10 homolog C, which produces MMILQRFCTQAVRWRCTSARLHTVFQKHTRSLRLQELGSVPSTHVLTRPISTSWGLRKDGADNVPAEKPDLEFWKSMMKSQALHEEKNNKENLTLHAEAEPSVMEASRELVEMWHHAGKLVPKNITDEQLEHLSGLTTKSGKKKYLKFLAIKEGHKISKKEKQEKKKLEKKVEANDESEKDDGDAEEHSLKNTFLLRFWSRSMDTLLNWRAAQAMRFGQPLVYDMSYEQHMTQREIENTVSQLLETEGWNRRSVDPFHLHFCNLRPDGVYHREILKRYGTETWERLFITATPHQHTEMFPHESLVYLTADSPNVLRRFDHTKVYIVGAMVDRSIHTGVSLANAKRLKLATARLPLDEYLDWGSGAKNLTLDQMIRILTTVKETGSWQKAFEFVPKRKHGGFYQHRENKSTQSVRSRTHRDENNWERERDRIFVSKQRSPTRDYIGKESVHVSRDSTKVQTRLRNTTDRQKTPRDQKNWWKDNE; this is translated from the coding sequence ATGATGATACTTCAGAGGTTTTGCACACAGGCTGTGCGATGGAGATGCACCTCTGCCCGGCTTCACACTgtttttcaaaaacacacaagGAGTTTGAGATTACAGGAGCTCGGCTCTGTTCCCTCCACACACGTCTTAACTCGACCCATCAGCACCAGCTGGGGACTACGGAAAGATGGAGCAGACAATGTTCCTGCTGAAAAGCCTGACCTGGAATTCTGGAAATCCATGATGAAATCTCAGGCATTGCATgaggaaaaaaacaacaagGAGAATTTAACACTGCACGCAGAAGCAGAGCCGTCCGTGATGGAAGCCAGTCGAGAGCTGGTGGAGATGTGGCATCACGCAGGAAAGTTGGTACCGAAGAACATTACAGATGAGCAGCTAGAACATCTCTCTGGACTGACCACGAAGTCTGGTAAAAAGAAGTACCTCAAGTTTTTGGCAATCAAGGAAGGGCACAAGATTTCCAAGAAGGAGAAGCAGGAAAAGAAGAAATTGGAAAAGAAAGTGGAGGCGAACGATGAATCAGAGAAAGATGATGGAGATGCGGAAGAACATTCCTTGAAGAACACATTCCTGTTGAGGTTCTGGAGCCGCTCTATGGATACGCTCTTAAACTGGAGGGCGGCGCAGGCCATGCGCTTCGGTCAACCTCTGGTGTATGACATGAGCTACGAGCAGCACATGACACAGAGAGAGATCGAAAACACAGTTTCACAGCTACTGGAGACAGAAGGATGGAACCGTAGATCCGTCGACCCCTTTCACCTTCATTTCTGTAACCTACGGCCTGATGGAGTCTACCACAGAGAAATTCTGAAACGCTACGGGACAGAGACGTGGGAACGTCTGTTTATCACAGCCACACCTCACCAACACACAGAGATGTTTCCTCACGAGAGCCTCGTCTACCTCACGGCCGATTCTCCCAATGTCCTACGTCGCTTTGACCACACTAAAGTCTATATTGTGGGCGCGATGGTCGACCGCTCCATACATACAGGTGTTTCGTTGGCCAACGCAAAAAGACTCAAATTGGCCACCGCCCGACTTCCTCTGGATGAATATCTGGATTGGGGCTCGGGTGCGAAGAACCTGACTTTAGATCAGATGATCCGCATTCTGACCACCGTTAAAGAAACGGGGAGTTGGCAGAAAGCGTTCGAGTTTGTTCCTAAAAGAAAACACGGTGGTTTTTATCAACACAGGGAGAATAAAAGCACACAGTCGGTCAGATCCAGGACACACAGAGATGAAAACAActgggagagagaaagagaccgAATATTTGTGAGTAAACAGAGAAGCCCAACAAGAGATTATATCGGTAAAGAATCTGTCCATGTGTCCCGCGACAGCACTAAAGTTCAGACAAGACTGAGAAatacaacagacagacagaaaacacCCAGAGACCAGAAGAACTGGTGGAAGGacaatgaataa